The window TAGCTATATTCAGTTCAGGGACCAAGAGGCGAGCGTCAGTTAATGGCATATTAATTTCAATCCCCAGTTTTTGGGCATGCCTGCATGCTGCTGTTATATGTTTTGTGCCCCTTATTTCATTTGTCAGGGCTAATGGCTTGCGGCGCGTACACTTATTTGTGAGCCGCCTTTGGTATTCTAAATCGGTTTGCCAATAGGGTAGCCATACTGAGACAATTCTTTTCATGAGACCATTTAACTATCCATTGATGGTTGCCGGCTGTGCCTAGGCAACGAAGTAACTCTACTTTCCAAAGAGGTTCCTCTAGGAAGCCAGCGCCAGCAATTCCATCATATTCGTTAGTATTTATAGGTGATATGCGCCATCTGGTGGTCGAAGCTATTGCAGGGGAGTTTTTGTTATTAAAAAACAGCAGGCATGGCGTTTGTCCTGCTCTTGCAGCTAATTGTAGACGTTTGCTAACAACTGAATTGACGGCTTGTACCTCTCCGCATACGGCACCAAGGCAGTTGGCACGTAGGGCTTCTTCCAGAACCCACAAGGTATGATTTTGCTTCTTTGTGCGTATTGTGATTATACGGTTTGGTTCAAGGCCAAACATGTATAGGCCTGGAGCGTAAAGATTAGTTTGTTGGAAGCACCACATGACTGGCGCGTGATCCCTAGTGAATTTTGTTAGTAGGAAGACCAAAAAGCCAAGTGCCGAACCTCGCTCACCGATAATTTCATGAATGCCCGCTCGTGGTAGGCCAGACCAAGGCAAGGTGTTGTCAATTTCGTCCACTCCTAGCCTCACTGAGGTGCTTTCATGCATTGTGCCTAACTCTAAACTCCGAAGTTTTTTGCGGAGTTCGGACAACACACTGGATTTGGCATTTTCTGTCATGCCTTGCTAGGCTCCCAATCCTTTGGAAATCATTTGTTCTTGTTTTGTTCTATTCTAATATCTCCTTTTGATCAAGTTGCTATTGAGTAATTAAGTCGGAAACGATACCAAAATGTCATTGCCTACAAGGAAGGTCACGTGGATTAGGAGAGGGTGTAATGTCGGGTTTTGAGGAATACGGGAAACACGATGCTGTCAGTCTTGCAGCCCTGGTTAATTCGGGCGAGATAAGTGAGACTGAATTGCTGGATGAATCGCTGTCACGCATGCGCGCAATTCAGCCAAAATTGAATGCAATCACTTGTGACATGGAGCCCTTCGCTCGGGCTGAGATCGCAGCTGGTGTGCCGGATGGGCCGTTTCGGGGTGTGCCTTTCATGCTGAAAGATCTATTCACTCTTTATAAAGATGCGCCCACCCACAATGGATCAAAATTTTATTCCAACTTCGTTGCCGATCACGATACCGAGATAGTGGCTCGCTACAAGCAAGCGGGCCTCCTGATCATCGCCAAGACAAACACACCCGAATTCGGATTGAGCGCATCGACGGAGCCGGTAAGCCATGGCGCTGCCCCCAATCCTTGGGACTTGACCCGCAGCGCTGGCGGCTCTAGCGGCGGCTCAGCCTCCGCTGTGGCGGCAGGCGTTCTTCCCATGGCGCACGCGTCCGATGGCGGTGGTTCGATCCGCATCCCTGCAGCTTGTTGCGGCTTAGTAGGACTCAAGACCACACGCGGGCGTAACCCCATTGGGCCAGACGTGCTCGACAGTCTTGTTGGTGTGGGACATGTGGTCTCCCGAACCGTTCGTGATACTGCCCATGCCCTCGATGCAACAGCTGGCCCTGAGTTCGGTACCCCTAACCCTCCACTCGCCGAGACCGGGCCATTTACCGCCGAGGTCGGCCGCGATCCGGGGACTCTCAGGATTGCGATCTCCAAACGCGTCGTCGCAGGTGACACGCTAGACCCGGCCTGTGCTGACGGAGTCGATACGGTAGCTCGCCAGCTCGAGGCCCTTGGGCACGTCGTAGAAGAGGCAGATCCAGACATAGATCTCGGATTCATCGCTGAGTTCTGGCGTATGGACGTTGCTGTTAAGGCATATGCCATGCTCACGGGCCGCGAAGCTCAGCTAAGTCGCAAGCTCGCAGCCGATGCCGTCGAAC of the Dehalococcoidia bacterium genome contains:
- a CDS encoding amidase — protein: MSGFEEYGKHDAVSLAALVNSGEISETELLDESLSRMRAIQPKLNAITCDMEPFARAEIAAGVPDGPFRGVPFMLKDLFTLYKDAPTHNGSKFYSNFVADHDTEIVARYKQAGLLIIAKTNTPEFGLSASTEPVSHGAAPNPWDLTRSAGGSSGGSASAVAAGVLPMAHASDGGGSIRIPAACCGLVGLKTTRGRNPIGPDVLDSLVGVGHVVSRTVRDTAHALDATAGPEFGTPNPPLAETGPFTAEVGRDPGTLRIAISKRVVAGDTLDPACADGVDTVARQLEALGHVVEEADPDIDLGFIAEFWRMDVAVKAYAMLTGREAQLSRKLAADAVEPITFAAYEQAPGRAL